The Oncorhynchus masou masou isolate Uvic2021 chromosome 8, UVic_Omas_1.1, whole genome shotgun sequence genome has a window encoding:
- the loxa gene encoding protein-lysine 6-oxidase, with protein sequence MGVRSFVTLYACAHVCLFVCILQTVQSQRNPPETRPGNNQAAGTLRQTIQWAHNGKVFSLLSHGSEYRPPKQRGADKEQVQERPVTIISDGEANKPSDSSRPLPSSIHTVSGAGARPRWIPPRVSRPPRGQGHQQQDAHPSGLAETKANGTTNGTQDKPSPSPRREDMMAGDDPYNPYKTSDSDNPYYNYYDVYESPRRRERPGYGTRYHQNGLPDLVPDAYYIQASAYVQRVPMYNLRCANEENCLSSSAYRARDYDTRMLLRFPQRVKNQGTADFLPSRPRYSWEWHSCHQHYHSMDEFSHYDLLDSGGRSVAEGHKASFCLEDSSCDYGYYRRFACTSHTQGLSPGCYDTYNADIDCQWIDITDVKPGNYVLKISVNPSYQVPESDYSNNIVRCEVRYTGNYAYVSGCHVSHY encoded by the exons ATGGGAGTGCGTTCATTTGTCACGCTTTATGCGTGTGCGCATGTATGTTTATTCGTTTGCATACTGCAAACTGTCCAATCTCAGCGGAATCCACCAGAGACAAGGCCAGGAAATAACCAAGCCGCAGGTACATTACGTCAGACAATACAATGGGCGCACAATGGTAAAGTTTTTAGCCTTCTGAGTCACGGCTCGGAATATCGACCACCAAAGCAAAGAGGCGCCGATAAAGAGCAAGTCCAAGAGagacctgtcaccatcattagcGATGGGGAAGCCAACAAACCCTCTGATTCATCGAGACCGCTTCCCTCATCTATTCACACAGTGTCCGGCGCAGGAGCGCGCCCGCGCTGGATACCACCTCGAGTTTCAAGGCCCCCTAGGGGACAGGGGCACCAGCAACAGGATGCCCATCCAAGTGGCCTTGCAGAAACGAAGGCCAATGGCACGACGAATGGGACACAGGACAAACCGTCCCCATCGCCGAGAAGAGAAGATATGATGGCAGGAGATGATCCTTACAACCCATACAAGACCTCAGATTCAGATAATCCTTACTACAATTACTATGACGTGTACGAGAGTCCCAGGCGCAGAGAGAGACCTGGATATGGCACAAGGTACCATCAGAACG GTCTGCCTGATCTTGTGCCAGATGCATACTACATTCAAGCCTCTGCATATGTCCAGAGAGTTCCTATGTACAACCTCCGATGTGCAAATGAAGAGAACTGCTTGTCAAG TTCAGCCTACAGAGCAAGAGACTATGACACCCGCATGCTTCTGAGGTTCCCACAACGTGTGAAGAACCAGGGGACGGCTGACTTCCTGCCAAGCAGACCGCGCTACTCCTGGGAATGGCACAGTTGTCACCA ACATTACCACAGCATGGACGAGTTCAGCCACTATGACCTGCTGGATTCCGGTGGGAGGAGTGTGGCTGAGGGACACAAGGCCAGCTTCTGCCTGGAGGACAGCTCCTGTGACTACGGATACTACAGACGCTTTGCTTGCACCTCACACACCCAG GGCCTTAGTCCAGGATGTTATGATACCTATAACGCAGACATCGACTGCCAGTGGATTGATATTACAGATGTGAAACCTGGGAACTATGTCCTGAAG ATCAGTGTGAACCCCAGCTATCAGGTTCCAGAGTCTGACTACAGCAACAACATTGTGCGCTGTGAGGTCCGCTATACTGGCAACTACGCCTATGTGTCAGGATGTCACGTCTCACA CTATTAA
- the LOC135544376 gene encoding sorting nexin-24-like isoform X1, with amino-acid sequence MHNVRIFIPSFRSEDNPIEKGYTVFKIDVLMNGRQHTVKKRYSEFHHLHKILKKSMTPPEIPSKHVRNWIPKVLEQRRHGLELYLQTIIMENEVLPKIFLDFLNIRHFPSLTKTESCGSFESEEASKLTHQPAMLYHRDPYMLPSSQDTFSNVVIEGVIHGIFFPDLQPR; translated from the exons ATGCATAACGTCAGGATTTTCATTCCATCGTTCCGTTCAGAGGACAATCCGATTGAGAAAGGGTACACG GTCTTTAAAATCGACGTGCTAATGAATGGCAGACAGCATACAGTGAAGAAGCGCTACAGTGAATTTCATCACCTCCATAAAATA CTGAAGAAGAGTATGACGCCTCCTGAGATACCCTCTAAGCATGTACGGAACTGGATTCCCAAAGTTCTAGAGCAGAGAAGACATGGTCTGGAACTATATCTACAG ACTATAATTATGGAGAATGAAGTTCTCCCAAAGATATTCCTGGATTTCCTCAACATCCGCCACTTTCCCTCACTGACAAAAACAGAAAGTTGTGG GTCATTTGAATCTGAAGAGGCAAG tAAACTGACCCACCAACCAGCAATGCTCTACCATAGAGACCCATACATGCTCCCGTCCTCCCAAG ATACATTTTCAAATGTTGTCATAGAAGGAGTGATACATGGAATATTCTTCCCAGACCTTCAACCAAGGTAG
- the LOC135544376 gene encoding sorting nexin-24-like isoform X2: protein MNGRQHTVKKRYSEFHHLHKILKKSMTPPEIPSKHVRNWIPKVLEQRRHGLELYLQTIIMENEVLPKIFLDFLNIRHFPSLTKTESCGSFESEEASKLTHQPAMLYHRDPYMLPSSQDTFSNVVIEGVIHGIFFPDLQPR from the exons ATGAATGGCAGACAGCATACAGTGAAGAAGCGCTACAGTGAATTTCATCACCTCCATAAAATA CTGAAGAAGAGTATGACGCCTCCTGAGATACCCTCTAAGCATGTACGGAACTGGATTCCCAAAGTTCTAGAGCAGAGAAGACATGGTCTGGAACTATATCTACAG ACTATAATTATGGAGAATGAAGTTCTCCCAAAGATATTCCTGGATTTCCTCAACATCCGCCACTTTCCCTCACTGACAAAAACAGAAAGTTGTGG GTCATTTGAATCTGAAGAGGCAAG tAAACTGACCCACCAACCAGCAATGCTCTACCATAGAGACCCATACATGCTCCCGTCCTCCCAAG ATACATTTTCAAATGTTGTCATAGAAGGAGTGATACATGGAATATTCTTCCCAGACCTTCAACCAAGGTAG